The Neisseria sicca genome includes a window with the following:
- a CDS encoding general secretion pathway protein GspG, with the protein MNILPYQTEIAERMLVGTEGETIHPGAQFVQTANGYWIAWHEGNAALLAPDTPPDIPCFWVEGAQSLEELVELVENGEFDEMEEFDGDDDAWHEHAAGCDGGHDGHCGCSHS; encoded by the coding sequence ATGAACATCCTGCCTTATCAGACTGAAATTGCCGAGCGTATGCTGGTTGGCACAGAAGGCGAAACCATTCATCCCGGCGCGCAATTTGTTCAAACGGCCAACGGCTATTGGATAGCTTGGCACGAGGGCAATGCAGCACTGCTGGCACCCGATACGCCGCCCGATATTCCGTGTTTTTGGGTGGAAGGGGCGCAAAGTTTGGAAGAGTTGGTCGAATTGGTCGAAAACGGCGAGTTTGACGAAATGGAAGAGTTTGACGGCGACGATGACGCGTGGCACGAACACGCGGCGGGCTGTGATGGAGGGCATGACGGTCATTGCGGATGTTCGCATTCATGA
- a CDS encoding aspartate aminotransferase family protein, translated as MQNYLTPNFSFAPMIPERALGSRVWDIEGREYIDLSGGIAVNALGHCHPDLVAALAEQSQKLWHISNIYTTKPAQELAKKLVEHTFADKVFFCNSGAEANEAALKLARKYGRDHFGEHKTEIISCLNSFHGRTLFTVSVGGQPKYSKDYAPLPQGITHVPFNDVAALEAAISENTCAVIIEPIQGESGILPATQEYLQAARRLCDEHGALLILDEVQTGMGHTGKLFAYEHYGITPDILSSAKALGGGFPIGAILTTDKIAPTFGPGTHGSTFGGNPMACAVGSRAFDIINAPETLAHVEKQGQKFQTTLRELGEKTGVFKEVRGMGLLIGCVLADKYQGRASEITAAALKHGLMVLVAGSDVVRFAPSLLLNDEDMAEGLKRLEAALTEWIA; from the coding sequence ATGCAAAACTACCTGACCCCCAACTTTTCATTTGCTCCTATGATTCCCGAACGCGCCCTCGGCAGCCGCGTCTGGGATATTGAAGGTCGTGAATATATCGACTTGTCGGGCGGAATCGCGGTCAACGCGTTGGGACACTGTCATCCCGATTTGGTTGCCGCGCTGGCGGAGCAGTCGCAAAAATTGTGGCACATTTCCAATATCTACACGACCAAGCCCGCGCAGGAATTGGCGAAAAAGCTGGTAGAACATACCTTTGCCGACAAAGTCTTTTTCTGCAATTCCGGCGCGGAAGCCAACGAAGCCGCGCTGAAACTGGCACGAAAATACGGGCGCGATCATTTTGGCGAACACAAAACCGAAATCATCTCCTGCCTCAACAGCTTCCACGGCCGTACGCTGTTTACCGTATCGGTCGGCGGCCAGCCCAAATACAGCAAAGACTACGCGCCGCTGCCGCAAGGCATCACCCACGTTCCGTTTAACGATGTTGCCGCATTGGAAGCCGCCATCAGCGAAAACACCTGCGCCGTAATCATCGAGCCGATTCAGGGCGAAAGCGGCATCCTGCCCGCCACGCAGGAATATCTGCAAGCCGCGCGCCGTTTGTGCGACGAACACGGCGCATTGCTGATTTTAGACGAAGTGCAAACCGGTATGGGACACACAGGCAAACTGTTTGCCTACGAACATTACGGCATTACGCCCGATATTCTCAGTTCCGCCAAAGCCTTGGGCGGCGGCTTCCCTATCGGCGCGATTCTGACCACTGACAAAATCGCTCCGACCTTCGGACCGGGGACGCACGGTTCGACTTTCGGCGGCAATCCGATGGCGTGCGCCGTCGGCAGCCGCGCGTTCGACATTATTAATGCACCTGAAACCTTGGCACATGTCGAAAAACAAGGACAAAAATTTCAGACGACCTTGCGGGAATTGGGCGAGAAAACTGGCGTATTTAAAGAAGTCCGTGGTATGGGGCTGCTCATCGGCTGCGTGCTGGCAGACAAATACCAAGGTCGCGCTTCGGAAATTACTGCTGCCGCGCTGAAACACGGCTTGATGGTATTGGTTGCCGGATCCGATGTCGTGCGCTTTGCGCCCAGTCTGCTGCTAAACGATGAAGATATGGCGGAAGGTCTGAAACGCTTGGAGGCTGCATTAACGGAATGGATAGCCTGA
- a CDS encoding dihydroorotate oxidase, producing MPSLRTQIAGFSFDNCLMNAAGVACMTVEELEEVRQSAAGSFVTKTATLEARAGNPEPRYRDVPLGSINSMGLPNQGIDYYLEYLLSLQESQPERTFFLSLVGMSPDETHTLLKKVQNSGFKGITELNLSCPNVPGKPQIAYDFEATERILGEAFGYFDKPLGIKLPPYFDIVHFDQAAEVFNHHPLKFVNCVNSIGNGMYIEDESVVILPKNGFGGIGGEYIKPTALANVHAFYQRLNPSIQIIGTGGVYTGRDAFEHILCGASMVQIGTALHQQGVEVFERVSLGLKAIMVQKGYETLEDFKGKLKYLG from the coding sequence ATGCCGTCATTGAGAACGCAAATCGCCGGTTTTTCTTTTGACAACTGTTTGATGAACGCCGCTGGTGTGGCGTGTATGACCGTGGAAGAACTCGAAGAAGTTAGGCAATCCGCCGCAGGCAGCTTCGTCACCAAAACGGCGACGCTGGAAGCGCGTGCGGGCAATCCCGAACCGCGTTACCGCGATGTACCGCTGGGCAGCATCAATTCCATGGGGTTGCCGAATCAAGGCATTGATTACTATCTGGAATATTTGCTGAGCCTTCAAGAATCGCAGCCTGAACGGACATTTTTCCTCTCGCTGGTCGGTATGTCGCCCGATGAAACACACACGCTGTTGAAAAAAGTGCAAAACAGCGGTTTTAAAGGCATTACCGAACTCAACCTTTCCTGCCCGAACGTCCCCGGCAAGCCGCAAATCGCTTACGACTTTGAAGCAACCGAGCGGATTTTGGGTGAAGCCTTCGGCTACTTCGACAAGCCCTTGGGCATCAAACTACCGCCGTATTTCGACATCGTCCATTTCGACCAAGCGGCGGAAGTGTTCAACCATCATCCGCTGAAATTCGTCAACTGCGTCAATTCCATCGGCAACGGTATGTATATCGAGGACGAATCCGTCGTTATCCTGCCCAAAAACGGCTTCGGCGGCATAGGCGGCGAATACATCAAACCGACTGCACTCGCCAACGTCCACGCGTTCTACCAAAGATTGAATCCGTCCATCCAAATCATCGGCACAGGCGGCGTTTATACGGGGCGCGATGCGTTTGAACATATCTTGTGCGGTGCGAGCATGGTACAAATCGGCACGGCGCTGCATCAGCAAGGCGTCGAAGTTTTCGAACGCGTTTCGCTTGGCTTGAAAGCCATCATGGTGCAAAAAGGCTACGAGACGCTCGAAGACTTCAAAGGCAAACTGAAATATCTGGGGTAA
- the ygiD gene encoding 4,5-DOPA dioxygenase extradiol: MKKMPVLFVGHGSPMNVLDKENPFNQNLSLITQKFAKPKAILMISAHWYSSGLQVSSGEQPEMIYDFYGFPEELSQVRYPAPGSLELAEQVRSLLQPENVELNPTRGFDHGTWAVLKFLYPDADIPVVQLSLNRLQSAEWHFNLAKKLPALREQGVLIIGSGNIIHNLGVMSRAHINQIGAGYDWAFAFREAVNQAIVERDDDTLIHYERLGEKAMLSVPTPEHYLPFLCIMALREPDDSITFFNDNLVAGSLSMTSLLVG, from the coding sequence ATGAAAAAAATGCCTGTATTGTTTGTCGGGCATGGCAGTCCGATGAATGTGTTGGATAAGGAAAATCCTTTCAACCAAAATCTCAGCCTGATTACGCAAAAATTTGCCAAACCGAAAGCGATTTTGATGATTTCGGCGCATTGGTACAGCAGCGGTTTGCAAGTTTCATCGGGCGAACAGCCTGAAATGATTTATGATTTTTACGGATTTCCTGAAGAACTCAGTCAGGTGCGGTATCCGGCGCCCGGTTCGCTTGAGTTGGCGGAGCAAGTGCGCTCGTTATTGCAACCGGAAAATGTGGAGTTGAACCCGACGCGCGGTTTTGATCATGGCACTTGGGCAGTGTTGAAATTTCTGTATCCCGATGCCGATATTCCCGTGGTGCAGCTTAGTCTTAACCGTTTGCAGTCGGCGGAATGGCATTTCAATTTGGCGAAAAAATTACCCGCTTTGCGCGAACAGGGTGTGTTGATTATCGGCAGCGGCAATATTATCCATAATCTGGGCGTGATGAGCAGGGCGCATATCAATCAAATCGGTGCGGGCTATGATTGGGCGTTTGCGTTCCGCGAAGCGGTCAATCAGGCGATTGTCGAGCGGGATGACGATACTTTGATTCATTACGAACGGCTGGGCGAAAAGGCGATGCTCTCCGTGCCGACGCCGGAACATTATCTGCCTTTTCTTTGCATCATGGCATTACGCGAACCCGATGATTCCATTACTTTTTTCAACGACAACCTTGTTGCCGGTTCGCTCAGTATGACTTCGCTTTTAGTGGGGTAA